Proteins encoded together in one Ferroglobus placidus DSM 10642 window:
- a CDS encoding endonuclease dU, which yields MKKRVRVVGFDDSFKGDDCYLVGCVTESRYVEGFMVERILVDGFDATEKIVKMILKSKFREQLKCIFLSGITFGGFNVVDIEEIFEKTGVPVVVIMRKKPNMEKIREAIKNVPMPEMRLKLFEKAGEIYELDNLFVQIKGCNLDFAKEVIKETTAKGNVPEALRIAHLVASAIIHGESRGKV from the coding sequence ATGAAGAAGAGAGTCAGGGTTGTGGGATTTGACGACAGCTTCAAAGGTGACGATTGCTACTTGGTAGGCTGCGTTACTGAATCCCGTTACGTCGAGGGGTTCATGGTGGAGAGAATTTTGGTGGACGGCTTCGATGCTACCGAGAAAATCGTAAAAATGATATTGAAGTCGAAGTTCAGAGAGCAGCTGAAGTGCATATTTCTGAGCGGAATAACCTTCGGCGGATTTAACGTCGTCGACATCGAGGAAATTTTCGAAAAGACGGGAGTTCCGGTAGTCGTGATCATGAGAAAGAAGCCGAACATGGAAAAAATAAGGGAGGCGATAAAAAACGTTCCCATGCCGGAAATGAGGTTGAAGCTCTTCGAAAAAGCGGGGGAGATTTACGAGCTGGATAACCTTTTCGTTCAAATCAAGGGGTGCAATCTCGACTTCGCCAAAGAAGTTATAAAAGAAACGACAGCTAAGGGTAACGTTCCAGAAGCTCTGAGAATAGCCCATTTGGTTGCTTCAGCAATAATTCACGGAGAAAGCAGAGGGAAAGTTTAA
- a CDS encoding CAP domain-containing protein, protein MRICFRVKESGKLLSGFLVTPEGVIQVKGCVDVSEELLSKGFVFKGEYKGREFEYRFEEVFDVVELSEKELLFEASELDLKLIEQLIFHKLNEFRESNDLKPLNWSEKIAEAAREKSMFLVNEFSHDSGKNAYDLLRERGIYFLTVGENIYRISGLKSTVKEEFVAERCVESWKKSRGHRKVMLQDFSHAGVGCFAKGKSVYVTLIAILNNYTISSSFKKGQEIFIQPVDEEFEGVVKVRVRTNPKNCFEVEDKEFYSKDDVIVVRVLRDCDGVIEIEYPL, encoded by the coding sequence GTGAGAATCTGCTTTAGGGTAAAGGAGAGTGGAAAGCTTTTGAGCGGATTTTTGGTAACGCCAGAAGGAGTTATTCAAGTTAAAGGATGCGTAGACGTTTCTGAAGAGTTGCTATCTAAGGGTTTCGTATTTAAAGGGGAGTACAAGGGGAGAGAGTTCGAGTACCGCTTCGAAGAGGTTTTCGACGTCGTCGAGCTTTCGGAAAAAGAGCTTCTCTTCGAAGCGAGCGAGCTCGATTTGAAGTTAATAGAGCAGTTAATCTTCCACAAACTCAACGAATTTAGAGAGAGTAACGACTTAAAGCCTCTAAACTGGAGCGAGAAGATTGCTGAGGCAGCGAGAGAAAAAAGCATGTTTCTCGTGAACGAATTCTCACACGACTCCGGAAAAAACGCTTACGATTTGCTAAGAGAGAGGGGAATATACTTTTTGACTGTCGGAGAGAACATCTACAGGATCTCCGGGTTGAAATCGACTGTGAAGGAGGAATTCGTAGCTGAAAGATGCGTCGAAAGCTGGAAGAAAAGCAGAGGGCACAGAAAGGTTATGCTCCAAGATTTTAGCCACGCTGGAGTTGGATGTTTTGCGAAAGGAAAAAGCGTGTACGTAACGCTGATTGCAATTCTAAACAATTACACGATATCATCTTCCTTTAAAAAAGGTCAGGAGATATTTATTCAGCCGGTTGACGAAGAGTTCGAAGGAGTCGTGAAAGTGAGAGTTCGCACAAATCCAAAAAACTGCTTTGAAGTGGAGGACAAGGAGTTCTACAGTAAAGACGACGTTATTGTTGTGAGAGTTCTGAGAGATTGCGACGGAGTAATCGAGATAGAGTATCCCCTCTGA